In Xenopus tropicalis strain Nigerian chromosome 5, UCB_Xtro_10.0, whole genome shotgun sequence, one genomic interval encodes:
- the LOC100494783 gene encoding uncharacterized protein LOC100494783: MGQRPPGLEDGVTQLSQDIMQAQLWVRGRLRELTEPCDAAALPDWEHRAQGAQGDMALFEDTVVKLNQRSERLGKSEPQSAPSLRLQLQALRDQWQLLKQTVTNHNKAVGGAKALQEFNKKADELEMWMREKEEKPSLSLLLDQNNDKIQLTRRILDLKQEQLHYRNLQENINCLAQKLEKQGRMESKATSNRRKQLNKMWLRLQETLLEHQQTLQLALEAATLWQQADGILRAMEGQKSGVGNGGDSKAIRERELRDIASQIMILNVTVSQVSSLHPALASRANQKQRQVKECWAQLQQALRAENSPRANEGGTFSREQCSPPLSPQQQGILGGLSAALQNGTAHGTGGSRKSKCGGPAPKGTGGHPPEVISRGSSSLEPREGWEQKESLRGVQNPEGTQLVTELNSTEHWLQSLEGLLSEPAVLQNPEAVRQDLRKVSVMEREVKSRALALHSLLAKLAIGPAGQSVSEGTKEKVQEVEERFQMVRESLRRRVSDLRDTLVLSEFMEIVQKEENRRKKQKLEASGSPARGPEGTTQEGTGGRFSPLEELQEAVEMLNEAAREREKSLALTEQMEKLGELLSAVRAQVGEAQKRLSELKEETDERERGFALGKSRAELKDLQGIFIQQQQLEADISGVLRLEVTRLEEQLARVQELCPEKTQMMGRNVGETLGAWVQLQDGVRGNSSRMQRASQLLRFFQSYLDMISWTEETRSQIFLESPKEGVSLMWREELERRIEEKLKEFEELAGIGWKFIGEEHFLAHTIKERLEELQGMLSWVLMRWRCQKKQKPPGDKEAEWPRGNNAQGPSPVVQEEPSNPPASIPPEAFEKLHSKGPTPVPPKGPTLRRYGRKTHSPMSLEQHLRLLSGAPQSHSPLGAELLEETSRSKCSEGPVWLEPREFPSVAGGPGEEHEERHGQPLPRPSGSFWKRCQGLLESTFGSLKRKKRVSLPCVEEVGRPLYGTDGEPPGPTPCQSLTVPRPAKKSRACDQYSVPCKPRAGGPNVPKIRANSLFSSLKRRNKGQRRTVQGIMGMGSGPVRPFPEDAKRSQSHTWPPKQQRKVPEAAESPHYVQNPLAKDIDAECLGFGPRVMKAETSRQKADLGRSILPPSRGSLGSTPSIELAKEIPAMAEAQVQGANQGKAELPQGRHSQGISAWMEELNNCPGYCRKNLHGYGKGPGNELKALESASEDFLSFEIDRLSPIGALHEQLGPQWDTVRAALDAPLDQGSAKAKEDSNGSGGSLRREGRGFSHVPLAPHGDDCSFRVMPMGSTNAPCHFGHLDTDQPLRLEELSASPGSNTAIREPLKLRSGSAPEVLHPDHELLEHDDEELEGIWNNAASCGPPNTSHNMGKVGSWPKAPEPESEKVPSGQVVMVAKKNMLVATFTLPSSALAADSAKESNIWAPAGGNQAPRDPTGTRLGSCPTVGPWDPAPLGKKEREETKGERSTKLPRKLDFQLMEGPLERKHILQQGGKKASCRTWSLHYAVLVRRTLCFYSDKKLSSKSSVSAPPLHLTGATCFPDSTYSKRSNCFRLQLPDGSEFLLQAPSASLLHEWVSKLGQNAGLKDTDLLRDQVLGTELSPHHTSRVGALSPRGVNLSQRLQGNRDQKELPDTDPGESQYSQYPEAQTAPPAQ; this comes from the exons ATGGGACAGAGACCCCCCGGCCTCGAGGATGGTGTCACTCAGCTCAGCCAGGACATAATGCAG GCCCAGTTGTGGGTTCGGGGGAGACTGCGTGAGCTGACGGAGCCCTGTGACGCGGCGGCGCTGCCAGACTGGGAGCATCgggcacagggggcacagggggacatGGCACTGTTTGAGGACACAGTGGTGAAGCTGAACCAG AGGAGCGAGCGTCTGGGCAAGAGCGAACCCCAAAGTGCCCCTTCCCTCAGGCTACAGCTTCAGGCTCTAAGAGACCAATGGCAGCTGCTCAAGCAAACGGTGACCAATCATAACAAagcagtgggaggagccaaggCCCTGCAGGAGTTCAATAAAAAGGCAGATGAGCTGGAGATGTGGATGAGAGAGAAG GAAGAGAAACCCTCCCTCAGTCTCCTATTGGATCAGAACAACGACAAAATACAACTGACTCGTCGGATTCTGGACCTGAAGCAG GAACAGCTCCACTACCGGAACCTACAGGAGAACATTAACTGCCTGGCCCAGAAGCTGGAGAAACAGGGAAGGATGGAGAGCAAAGCAACGTCCAATCGGCGGAAGCAGCTCAACAAGAT GTGGCTCCGGCTGCAGGAGACATTACTGGAACACCAGCAAACCTTACAGCTGGCCCTGGAGGCTGCCACCTTGTGGCAACAGGCAGATGGCATCCTGAGAGCCATGGAGGGGCAG aaaagTGGTGTCGGCAACGGGGGAGACTCAAAGGCCATCAGGGAGCGGGAACTGAGGGACATCGCAAGCCAGATCATG ATTTTGAATGTTACAGTCTCCCAAGTTTCCAGCCTACACCCGGCCTTGGCATCcagagccaatcagaagcagcgCCAGGTGAAGGAGTGTTGGGCACAACTACAGCAAGCACTCAG GGCAGAAAACTCACCCAGAGCCAACGAGGGGGGCACTTTCTCCAGAGAACAATgcagccccccactctccccccagcagcaagggattctgggaggcTTGTCTGCAGCCCTGCAG AATGGCACGGCCCACGGCACAGGTGGGAGCAGGAAAAGCAAGTGTGGGGGCCCTGCACCCAAGGGCACCGGCGGGCACCCCCCTGAGGTTATAAG CAGGGGGAGCAGTTCCCTGGAGCCAAGAGAGGGGTGGGAGCAGAAAGAGAGTCTGAGAGGTGTGCAGAACCCTGAG GGGACACAGCTGGTCACTGAGCTGAATTCTACTGAGCACTGGCTGCAAAGCCTCGAGGGTCTTCTCTCCGAGCCGGCGGTCTTGCAGAACCCCGAGGCCGTACGGCAGGACCTGAGGAAGGTGTCCGTCATGGAGCGAGAGGTGAAGTCCAGGGCCCTCGCCTTGCACTCTCTCTTGGCCAAACTGGCAATCGGACCGGCCGGGCAGAGTGTCAGCGAGGGGACGAAGGAGAAGGTACAGGAGGTGGAAGAAAG GTTCCAGATGGTCCGTGAGTCTCTCCGGCGCCGGGTCTCGGATCTGAGGGACACCTTGGTGCTGTCAGAATTCATGGAGATTGTGCAGAAGGAGGAGAACCGGAGGAAGAAACAGAAG CTGGAGGCCAGTGGTTCCCCTGCCCGTGGGCCGGAGGGCACTACCCAGGAGGGGACAGGGGGCAGGTTCAGTCCCTTAGAGGAGCTGCAGGAAGCGGTGGAGATGCTGAATGAGGCCGCGAGGGAGCGAGAGAAGAGTTTGGCTCTCACTGAGCAAATGGAGAAACTGGGGGAACTG CTGTCGGCAGTGAGAGCGCAAGTCGGAGAGGCGCAGAAGAGACTGAGTGAGTTGAAGGAAGAGACAGACGAGAGGGAGAGAGGGTTCGCGCTGGGGAAGAGTCGGGCAGAACTAAAGGATTTGCAGGGAATTTTcattcagcagcagcagctcgaG GCTGACATTTCTGGGGTGCTGCGGCTGGAGGTGACGAGACTAGAGGAGCAGTTGGCGCGGGTGCAGGAGCTGTGCCCAGAGAAGACCCAGATGATGGGCAGGAATGTGGGGGAGACGCTCGGGGCCTGGGTGCAGCTACAGGATGGGGTTCGGGGGAACAGTTCCAGGATGCAGAGAGCTTCCCAGCTCCTACGGTTTTTCCAGAGTTACCTGGACATGAT ATCCTGGACAGAGGAGACCAGATCTCAGATCTTTCTGGAAAGCCCCAAAGAGGGCGTGTCCCTGATGTGGAGGGAGGAGCTGGAGAGAAGAATTGAGGAGAAGCTGAAGGAGTTCGAGGAATTAGCCGGGATTGGTTGGAAGTTCATTGGGGAGGAGCATTTCCTTGCGCACACG ATCAAGGAGCGCCTGGAGGAGCTGCAGGGGATGCTGAGTTGGGTGCTGATGAGGTGGCGCTGCCAGAAGAAGCAGAAGCCCCCGGGAGACAAGGAGGCCGAGTGGCCGAGGGGCAATAACGCTCAGGGCCCCAGTCCGGTTGTGCAG GAGGAACCATCAAACCCCCCGGCCAGTATCCCCCCAGAGGCATTTGAGAAGCTGCACAGTAAGGGccccacccctgtgccccccaaggGGCCGACGCTGCGCAGATACGGGAGGAAGACTCACAGCCCCATGTCTCTGGAGCAGCACCTCCGCCTGCTCTCTGGCGCCCCCCAAAGCCACAGCCCACTGGGGGCAGAACTGCTAGAAGAAACCTCAAGATCCAAATGTTCTGAGGGACCCGTGTGGCTGGAACCGCGAGAGTTTCCATCTGTGGCTGGGGGCCCCGGGGAGGAGCATGAAGAGCGCCACGGG CAGCCTCTCCCCAGACCTTCCGGCTCCTTTTGGAAGCGGTGCCAGGGGCTATTAGAAAGCACATTTGGTAgtttaaagagaaagaaaagggtGTCGCTCCCCTGTGTGGAAGAG GTCGGCAGGCCCCTGTATGGGACGGACGGTGAGCCACCAGGGCCAACTCCATGCCAAAGTCTGACCGTGCCACGACCGGCTAAGAAATCTCGAGCCTGTGACCAGTATTCCGTGCCCTGCAAGCCTCGGGCCGGGGGGCCCAACGTGCCCAAAATCAGGGCCAACAGCCTCTTCAGCAGTTTGAAGAGAAGGAATAAAGGCCAGAGGCGCACAGTCCAGGGGATCATGGGAATGGGTTCTGGGCCAGTCCGGCCATTCCCAGAAGATGCCAAGAGAAGCCAAAGCCACACTTGGCCACCGAAGCAACAGAGAAAAGTCCCAGAAGCAGCAGAAAGTCCACATTATGTGCAGAACCCACTGGCTAAAGATATCGATGCCGAATGTTTGGGTTTTGGCCCAAGGGTGATGAAAGCCGAGACCTCCAGGCAGAAGGCAGATTTGGGAAGGTCCATCTTGCCCCCCAGTCGCGGCTCCCTGGGTTCCACACCGAGCATTGAGTTGGCCAAGGAGATTCCAGCAATGGCTGAAGCCCAAGTGCAGGGAGCCAATCAGGGAAAAGCAGAACTGCCCCAGGGGAGACATTCCCAGGGCATTAGTGCTTGGATGGAGGAGCTAAATAACTGCCCCGGCTACTGTAGGAAGAACCTTCATGGTTATGGAAAAGGCCCCGGCAATGAGTTGAAGGCTCTGGAAAGTGCAAGTGAGGACTTTCTCAGCTTTGAGATTGACAGACTCTCGCCCATCGGGGCCCTCCATGAACAGCTGGGGCCACAGTGGGACACAGTGAGAGCTGCCCTAGATGCCCCGCTGGATCAGGGTAGCGCCAAAGCCAAGGAGGACAGTAATGGATCTGGTGGTTCCCTGAGACGTGAAGGTCGGGGCTTTAGCCACGTTCCCTTGGCTCCTCATGGAGATGATTGTTCATTCAGGGTGATGCCAATGGGCAGTACCAACGCTCCGTGCCATTTTGGGCATCTTGATACGGATCAGCCCCTTCGTCTGGAAGAACTTTCTGCCTCTCCGGGTTCCAACACCGCAATAAGGGAACCCCTGAAACTGAGATCAGGTTCTGCCCCAGAGGTTCTACACCCGGACCATGAGCTTCTGGAACACGATGACGAGGAGCTGGAGGGCATCTGGAATAACGCTGCCAGCTGTGGGCCCCCAAACACCTCCCATAATATGGGGAAAGTGGGCAGTTGGCCAAAGGCCCCAGAGCCCGAGAGTGAGAAGGTGCCGAGTGGTCAAGTAGTGATGGTGGCCAAAAAGAACATGTTGGTGGCCACTTTCACTCTGCCCAGTTCTGCCCTGGCAGCAGACTCAGCAAAGGAGAGTAACATCTGGGCACCCGCGGGGGGGAACCAAGCACCCCGAGACCCCACTGGTACCAGACTGGGTTCTTGCCCAACGGTGGGTCCGTGGGATCCGGCCCCTCTCGGCAAAAAGGAGAGAGAGGAGACGAAGGGAGAGAGAAGCACAAAG CTCCCACGCAAACTCGACTTCCAGCTGATGGAGGGCCCCCTGGAGAGGAAACACATCCTGCAGCAGGGGGGCAAGAAG